In Leishmania mexicana MHOM/GT/2001/U1103 complete genome, chromosome 22, a genomic segment contains:
- a CDS encoding putative farnesyl pyrophosphate synthase — translation MAHMERFQKVYEEVQEFLLSDAEKRFEMDVHRKGYLKSMMDTTCLGGKYNRGLCVVDVAEAMAKDAQMDAAAMERVLHDACVCGWMIEMLQAHFLVEDDIMDHSKTRRGKPCWYLHPGVTTQVAINDGLILLAWATQMALHYFADRPFLAEVLRIFHDVDLTTTIGQLYDVTSMVDSAKLDANVAHANTTDYVEYTPFNHRRIVVYKTAYYTYWLPLVMGLLVSGTMEKVDKGATHKVAMVMGEYFQVQDDVMDCFTPPEKLGKIGTDIEDAKCSWLAVTFLTTAPAERVAEFKANYGSTDPAKVAVIKQLYSEQNLLARFEEYERTVVAEIEQLITALEAQNAAFAASVKVLWGKTYKRQK, via the coding sequence ATGGCGCACATGGAACGCTTCCAGAAGGTGTACGAGGAGGTTCAGGAGTTCCTACTCAGCGATGCCGAGAAGCGCTTCGAAATGGATGTCCACCGCAAGGGCTACCTGAAGTCTATGATGGATACTACGTGCCTCGGCGGCAAGTACAACCGCGGTCTCTGCGTCGTGGACGTGGCAGAGGCGATGGCGAAGGATGCGCAGATGGATGCAGCTGCGATGGAGCGCGTTCTGCacgacgcgtgcgtgtgcggctggATGATCGAGATGCTGCAGGCCCATTTCCTTGTGGAGGACGACATCATGGACCACAGCAAGACTCGCCGCGGCAAGCCGTGCTGGTACCTGCACCCCGGGGTGACCACGCAGGTGGCCATCAATGACGGTCTCATTCTGCTGGCCTGGGCGACGCAGATGGCGCTGCACTACTTCGCCGACCGCCCGTTCCtcgccgaggtgctgcgcatTTTCCACGACGTCGATCTAACTACCACAATTGGCCAGCTGTACGACGTCACGTCGATGGTAGACTCAGCGAAGCTGGACGCCAATGTGGCGCACGCCAACACGACAGACTACGTCGAGTACACACCCTTCAACCACCGCCGCATCGTCGTGTACAAAACCGCCTACTACACCTActggctgccgctggtgatgGGCCTGCTGGTGAGCGGGACAATGGAGAAAGTGGACAAGGGGGCGACGCACAAGGTGGCCATGGTGATGGGCGAGTACTTTCAGGTGCAGGACGACGTGATGGACTGCTTCACCCCGCCAGAGAAGCTGGGAAAAATTGGCACCGACATTGAAGACGCCAAGTGCTCGTGGCTCGCCGTCACCTTCCTGACGACCGCCCCGGCCGAGAGGGTCGCGGAGTTCAAGGCCAACTACGGCTCCACTGATCCGGCCAAGGTCGCCGTTATCAAGCAGCTTTACAGTGAGCAGAACCTGCTCGCCCGCTTTGAGGAGTACGAGAGGACCGTTGTGGCGGAGATCGAGCAGCTCATCACGGCGCTGGAAGCGCAGAATGCCGCCTTCGCGGCTAGCGTGAAGGTTCTTTGGGGAAAGACTTACAAGCGCCAAAAGTAA
- a CDS encoding intraflagellar transport protein-like protein: MRAASRSGVGTSAGPGRQVGDRSYYIGLIRPKIAELSAEIERLQEQEQLIDRNSSVLTQLQEKSKTLQDDIAKLKDTLADVNVAVENSSSLDLAAVKDESTRLEKQNIARRKKVDELFLAVKDTDAKTKATLQSLEEEIQQLDRRILNENQDYNSYKAIRDEAFAVSDMVLDRHHELRTLQAKQELLMANLAGDPDKRRAAEMLRGILRKRRESKELQSQCSLSVKEEQEKLIGQLKATRSDIEVLERQVNDIRDTLQESRARQSALEEEVKNFSGENVQAFQELQEKDREMQTFIDEYPDKERAEMDKIAEAQRHIADLLSRISQALEMQRQMPSENNPDTLHDLTTQVDARRDQIQNDVKTHQRLEKELLERKAELDKVAHLDKKIKEELASHNAKMAEQKAEMEKFSDLDGLRAEVEDTRKVLRAQLAYYTRLRDGSKVHLNALTAEYEARKKELHAGDVFTTLSTQEQRIRMLWQSTFSLEDYVRLREKETQYLGTKAECLRIVDEVNLLLQNPSRIAGMGTAPLFSPTSTH; this comes from the coding sequence ATGAgggcggcgtcgcgcagtGGTGTCGGTACCTCTGCTGGTCCAGGACGTCAGGTTGGTGACCGTAGCTACTACATCGGGCTGATCCGCCCCAAGATTGCGGAGCTCTCGGCTGAGATTGAGCGACTGCAGGAACAGGAGCAGCTCATCGACCGCAACAGCTCCGtgctcacgcagctgcaggagaagTCGAAGACGCTGCAGGACGATATTGCAAAGCTCAAGGACACACTCGCGGATGTAAACGTTGCCGTGGAAAATTCGAGCTCGCTCGACCTCGCTGCCGTGAAGGACGAGTCTACGCGGCTGGAGAAGCAGAACATCGCCCGCCGCAAGAAGGTGGACGAACTTTTCCTCGCTGTGAAGGACACGGACGCCAAGACGAAGGCAacgctgcagtcgctggAGGAGGAAATCCAGCAGCTGGACAGGCGCATCCTCAACGAGAACCAAGACTACAACTCCTACAAGGCCATCCGCGACGAGGCCTTCGCGGTGTCGGATATGGTGCTGGATCGCCATCACGAGCTCCGAACGCTGCAGGCAAAGCAAGAACTGCTCATGGCGAACCTCGCTGGCGACCCGGACaagaggcgcgccgccgagaTGCTGCGCGGCATTCTGCGCAAGCGACGGGAGAGCAAAGAGCTGCAGAGCCAgtgctccctctccgtcaAGGAGGAACAGGAGAAGTTGATTGGGCAGCTCAAGGCAACCCGTTCCGACATtgaggtgctggagcggcaggtGAATGACATTCGTGACACGTTGCAGGAGTCGCGTGCCCGGCAAAGCGCActggaagaggaggtgaagAACTTCAGCGGCGAAAACGTGCAGGCTTTCCAGGAACTGCAAGAGAAGGACCGCGAGATGCAGACCTTCATTGACGAGTACCCCGACAAGGAGCGGGCGGAGATGGATAAGATTGCCGAGGCGCAACGGCACATCGCCGACCTGCTGAGCCGCATCTCGCAAGCCCTCGAGATGCAGCGGCAGATGCCGTCGGAGAACAACCCTGACACCCTCCACGACTTGACGACGCAGGTGGATGCGAGGCGCGACCAGATTCAGAACGACGTGAAGACCCACCAGCGCCTAGAGAAGGAACTACTGGAGCgcaaggcggagctggacaAGGTGGCGCACCTCGACAAGAAGAtcaaggaggagctggcgtcgCACAACGCcaagatggcggagcagaaggcggagatggagaagTTCAGCGACCTTGACGGGCTGcgggcggaggtggaggacaCGCGCAAGGTGCTTAGGGCACAGCTAGCCTACTATACCCGTCTACGCGATGGGTCGAAGGTTCACCTGAATGCGCTCACGGCGGAGTACGAGGCGCGCAAgaaggagctgcacgcgGGCGATGTGTTCACCACACTCTCCACACAGGAACAGCGCATCCGCATGTTGTGGCAGTCCACCTTCTCCCTAGAAGACTACGTGCGTCTGAGGGAGAAGGAAACGCAGTACCTTGGCACTAAGGCGGAGTGCCTGCGGATCGTCGATGAAGTGAACCTGCTGTTGCAGAATCCCTCTCGGATTGCCGGGATGgggacggcgccgctcttCAGTCCCACTAGCACGCATTAG
- a CDS encoding Ca2+-binding EF-hand protein — MAALTDEQIREAFNLFDADGSGAIDAEEMALAMKGLGFGDLSRDEVERIIRSMHTDSNGLVAYGEFEAMVKSRMAQKDSPEEILKAFQLFDLDKKGKISFANLKEVAKLLGENPGDDVLKEMIAEADEDGDGEVSFEEFKSVMLQMRGK, encoded by the coding sequence ATGGCTGCGCTGACGGATGAACAGATTCGCGAGGCCTTCAACCTCTTTGACGCCGACGGCTCTGGCGCTATCgacgcggaggagatggcgctAGCGATGAAGGGTCTCGGCTTCGGTGACCTGTCGcgcgacgaggtggagcgcATCATCCGCTCCATGCACACGGACTCCAACGGCCTGGTGGCGTACGGCGAGTTTGAGGCCATGGTCAAGTCGCGCATGGCGCAGAAGGACTCGCCGGAGGAGATCCTAAAGGCCTTTCAGCTCTTCGACCTCGATAAGAAAGGGAAAATTTCGTTTGCGAACTTGAAGGAGGTGGCGAAACTGCTGGGTGAGAACCCCGGCGACGATGTGCTGAAGGAGATGATCGCCGAGGCCGATGAGGACGGTGATGGCGAGGTGTCCTTTGAGGAGTTCAAGAGCGTGATGCTGCAGATGCGTGGGAAATAG